The nucleotide window GTATGTTCATGACGTATACTTATATGAAAATAAGCAGCGTGAACTTACGAAACATATTGGCACATGCAGGGCTTAGAAAGGCGTTGAAATTATTCTGTGCAAATAATTGTAAGTGCACATATAAACTCGAACGCGATAAATGACACGCGATGAATAATTTAAccatgaatatttaattttgcgTTGAGAAAGTGACGATTCATCTACAACGGAAGAACGTTACTTCACAGGGCGTGCGAGCTGTGCAAACCCAACAACACCAATCAAATATCTAACGTCCCGCAATGCCAGTGCATCGAAGCCGATGGATTCGAGCGTGGAATGCTGTCGATCAACAGGATGCTGCCTGGACCAAGCATTCAGGTCTGTCAGGACGACATTATCGTCGTAGACGTTCGGAACAATATCGAAGGGATGGAAGTCGCCCTCCACTGGCACGGTATTTGGCAGCAGGACTATCAATACTACGACGGAGTTCCGTTTCTTACCCAGTGTCCCATTACCTCGGGAACCACGTTCAGGTGGATAATACTTTGGAGATTGATTTTTCTACCGCTAAGAGACCCTCGAGAAAAGTACCTCAGATGTACCTCACCATTTTATTCATTCTGCGATACGTTGTGGTACATGGAGAACGATTAGACTAGTATTTTTAAACGCTGATTCGGCCGTTCGACAGGTTCAAACAGCCCCAAAGAATAAGGAATGCCACTTTTGAggacatgtatgtatatcgtCTGCTGATATTTAAtgctgaaaatgaaatgatttttgatgGTAAGCTTTCCGAACGGTTCTTACCCCTTGAACGGTTCCATCAACACGCATAAAAAATACGCATCTGATGTTTTTTGATGTGCTACAACGTATCACAGAAGGAAGAGAATCGGTAAACTTCACCTCGGCCGATCTGCTTACTAGAATATCAACTGACTTTGATCCGTTTGCCAGGTACCAATTCACCGCAAGCAATCCAGGCACTCATTTTTACCACTCGCACGCTGGCTTGCAAAAAATTGATGGTCAGTATGGTAGCCTGATAGTCCGTCAACCGCCGAGCGCCGATCCACACACTTTGCTCTACGAGATGGATCTTCTCACTCACGTGATCCTGCTGAGCGATTGGATGCACGAAATGTCAAGCGAGCGGTTTCCGGGACGGGTTAAAAACAACCCTGGACAAGTACCGGAAAACGTTCTGATCAACGGAAAGGGACGCTGGAAGGTGATGACTTGATTTTCCAGAAATTGGCATCGAAATTGCAGCAAAGCTTTAATGCAGATCTTTCCGTACTTCCAGGATCCGACGACGAACAAGACGACCTCCGTTCAACTGGAAACGTTCGTAGTCCAAGCCGGAAAGAAACACCGTTTCAGGATGATAAACGCTTTCAGTTCAGTTTGTCCGGCGCAGATGACCATCGAAGGACATTCGCTGACTCTGATTGCCCAGGACGGCGAATCGGTGGAGCCCGTCTCTGTGGACACGATAGTTTCTTCATCCGGTAAGCGGTGACATTAATTATGAGTCATGTATTTGGTTTGTACCAAATCGTGATAGCATTAGTGACGAACGACTGTTCATCCTCGTTAAGGTGAACGCGTGGACTTCGTTTTGGACGCAAATCAGGCCGTTGGAACTTATTGGATTCAAGTGCGAGCCATTGGGGAGTGCATTAGATTTAGTCCCAGCCAGGTTGCCATCCTGAAGTACACCGGTGGTCCGGGAAGTCCAAAAACTCTTCGACCCAGTTACTTGGTCGGACTGAAGCAAGGAGTTGTGAGTTGAGAGGCTATCAGCATTCGATGAAAGATATGGAATACAAAGACGTTGACTTTTTTCCCCGCTTTTTGCAGGTTTACAACCCTCTGGATGCCAAGTGTGATCTGCCCAGGCCTAACGCAGTGTGTCCCAATCAGTTGAAATCTCTCGCACCAGTAGCACCGGAAGTCCTGAAAGCCCAACCTGATCATCGGATCATCCTACCTTATCGGTTCCATTCGTATAATAACTCGGTTCACAACCTCTTCAAGCCTGGATCCTACCCTCGATTCCTAGGCAAGCTCGTATTTTTAT belongs to Neodiprion lecontei isolate iyNeoLeco1 chromosome 5, iyNeoLeco1.1, whole genome shotgun sequence and includes:
- the LOC107226665 gene encoding laccase-like, with the translated sequence MLLHGAFLVHLALTCNLASARYHHGHSGNHENKIDFNGPDNDYGKYLEPNFSTPEECARACRDDEMPRYCYYQFILEYYATMSRACELCKPNNTNQISNVPQCQCIEADGFERGMLSINRMLPGPSIQVCQDDIIVVDVRNNIEGMEVALHWHGIWQQDYQYYDGVPFLTQCPITSGTTFRYQFTASNPGTHFYHSHAGLQKIDGQYGSLIVRQPPSADPHTLLYEMDLLTHVILLSDWMHEMSSERFPGRVKNNPGQVPENVLINGKGRWKDPTTNKTTSVQLETFVVQAGKKHRFRMINAFSSVCPAQMTIEGHSLTLIAQDGESVEPVSVDTIVSSSGERVDFVLDANQAVGTYWIQVRAIGECIRFSPSQVAILKYTGGPGSPKTLRPSYLVGLKQGVVYNPLDAKCDLPRPNAVCPNQLKSLAPVAPEVLKAQPDHRIILPYRFHSYNNSVHNLFKPGSYPRFLVAADADHLTSLVDGISFVFPQVPPLSQSITQSDTCNRINLPRNCGIPCECPHTHHIKKGSVVEVVIYDEVSQPMLGHPFHLHGYSFKILKIGRFADGRNISQSDIAGVIHKHQMMLDSAQYPRPAGKDTVTVPQAGYVIFRFKADNPGWWLLHCHFLYHISIGMNAIFHVGEKTDLPPVPPMFPTCHSYTPEVRPTFPYLYRGNNSMR